The following proteins come from a genomic window of Triticum aestivum cultivar Chinese Spring chromosome 6A, IWGSC CS RefSeq v2.1, whole genome shotgun sequence:
- the LOC123128319 gene encoding glutamine synthetase, with translation MALLTDLLNLDLTDSTEKIIAEYIWIGGSGMDLRSKARTLPGPVTDPSKLPKWNYDGSSTGQAPGEDSEVILYPQAIFKDPFRKGNNILVMCDCYTPAGVPIPTNKRYNAAKIFSNPDVAKEEPWYGIEQEYTLLQKDINWPLGWPVGGFPGPQGPYYCSIGADKSFGRDIVDAHYKACLFAGVNISGINGEVMPGQWEFQVGPTVGISAGDQVWVARYLLERITEIAGVVVTFDPKPIPGDWNGAGAHTNYSTESMRKDGGFKVIVDAVEKLKLKHKEHIAAYGEGNERRLTGKHETADINTFSWGVANRGASVRVGRETEQNGKGYFEDRRPASNMDPYVVTSMIAETTILWKP, from the exons CATATG GATCGGCGGATCTGGCATGGATCTCAGGAGCAAGGCCAGG ACCCTCCCCGGCCCGGTCACGGATCCCAGCAAGCTGCCCAAGTGGAACTACGACGGCTCCAGCACCGGCCAGGCCCCCGGCGAGGACAGCGAGGTCATCCTGTA CCCACAGGCCATCTTCAAGGACCCGTTCAGGAAGGGCAACAACATCCTT GTCATGTGCGATTGCTACACCCCAGCTGGAGTGCCAATCCCCACCAACAAGAGATACAACGCTGCCAAGATCTTTAGCAACCCTGATGTTGCCAAGGAGGAGCCATG GTATGGTATTGAGCAGGAGTACACCCTCCTACAGAAGGACATCAACTGGCCTCTCGGCTGGCCTGTTGGTGGATTCCCTGGTCCTCAG GGTCCTTACTACTGTAGTATTGGTGCTGACAAGTCGTTTGGGCGTGACATAGTTGACGCTCACTACAAGGCCTGCCTCTTTGCCGGTGTCAACATCAGTGGCATCAATGGCGAGGTCATGCCCGGACAG TGGGAGTTCCAAGTCGGCCCGACTGTTGGCATTTCTGCTGGCGACCAAGTGTGGGTCGCTCGCTACCTTCTTGAG AGGATCACTGAGATCGCCGGAGTTGTCGTCACATTTGACCCCAAGCCCATCCCAGGCGACTGGAACGGTGCTGGTGCTCACACAAACTACAG TACCGAGTCGATGAGGAAGGACGGCGGGTTCAAGGTCATCGTGGATGCCGTggagaagctcaagctcaagcacAAGGAGCACATCGCCGCCTACGGCGAGGGCAACGAGCGCCGCCTCACCGGCAAGCACGAGACCGCCGACATCAACACCTTCAGCTGG GGCGTCGCAAACCGTGGCGCGTCGGTGCGCGTGGGCCGGGAGACGGAGCAGAACGGCAAGGGCTACTTCGAGGACCGCCGGCCGGCGTCCAACATGGACCCATACGTGGTCACCTCGATGATCGCCGAGACCACCATCCTGTGGAAGCCCTGA